The Blautia hydrogenotrophica DSM 10507 genome window below encodes:
- the lepB gene encoding signal peptidase I has product MNRKKVLKNIRERYEVIKKKNIDPKLRGILIWIFQIVVVLVFAAVVAIFFFQSVTMQESSMEPNYTVGQKFFVNKVAYKVGSPKRGDIIVFRTNASDDAALHIRRVIGLPGETIRIKDGQIYIDGELYREGRGLEEIENEGLAKDGVTLQSGEYFVLGDNRNNSEDSRYADIGNVNKKYIEGKLWFVNSPWKQIGFVKE; this is encoded by the coding sequence ATGAATAGAAAAAAAGTATTGAAAAACATAAGAGAGCGGTATGAGGTCATAAAGAAAAAGAATATTGATCCCAAGTTGAGGGGAATATTGATTTGGATTTTTCAGATCGTCGTTGTGCTGGTATTTGCGGCGGTGGTCGCGATTTTTTTCTTTCAGTCAGTCACAATGCAGGAAAGCTCCATGGAACCGAATTATACAGTAGGGCAGAAATTTTTTGTAAATAAGGTTGCCTATAAAGTTGGCTCGCCCAAACGTGGAGATATCATAGTTTTTCGGACCAATGCCAGTGATGATGCAGCTTTGCATATCCGCAGAGTGATTGGCCTTCCTGGTGAGACGATTCGAATCAAAGATGGACAGATTTATATTGACGGTGAGCTATACCGGGAGGGACGAGGATTGGAAGAGATAGAGAATGAAGGATTGGCAAAGGATGGAGTAACGTTGCAGTCCGGAGAATACTTTGTGTTAGGAGATAACCGCAATAACAGTGAGGACAGTCGGTATGCTGACATTGGAAACGTAAATAAGAAGTACATAGAAGGAAAGTTGTGGTTTGTCAATTCCCCATGGAAACAGATAGGTTTTGTGAAGGAGTAG
- a CDS encoding ZIP family metal transporter: MSIILGLLIPFVGTTAGAGCVFFLKKQLGPLVKKGLLGFASGVMVAASVWSLLIPAMDMVVDKGKFAFIPAAIGFLLGIGFLLLMDEIVPHLHMGSECAEGIHCNMRKTTMLVLAVTLHNVPEGMAVGVVFAGMLSSEPEITVMGAFALAIGIAIQNFPEGAIISMPLRSEEGLSKKRAFTYGALSGIVEPIFGGITVLIASYVTPVLPYLLSFAAGAMIYVVVEELIPEASVGKHSNVGTISFAVGFVLMMILDVALG; this comes from the coding sequence ATGAGCATTATATTAGGACTGTTAATTCCGTTTGTGGGCACAACTGCAGGAGCAGGCTGTGTATTTTTTCTAAAAAAGCAGTTGGGGCCGTTGGTGAAAAAGGGCCTGTTGGGCTTTGCGTCAGGGGTCATGGTTGCGGCATCTGTGTGGTCTTTGCTGATTCCGGCGATGGATATGGTTGTTGATAAGGGAAAGTTTGCCTTTATACCGGCTGCGATTGGATTCTTGTTAGGCATAGGATTTTTGCTGCTGATGGATGAGATCGTTCCCCATCTGCATATGGGAAGTGAATGTGCGGAAGGGATTCATTGTAATATGAGAAAAACGACAATGCTGGTGTTGGCAGTGACTCTTCACAATGTACCGGAAGGGATGGCAGTTGGAGTGGTCTTTGCGGGGATGCTGTCCTCTGAGCCTGAGATTACTGTAATGGGAGCTTTTGCATTGGCGATCGGAATTGCAATTCAGAACTTTCCTGAAGGGGCAATTATTTCTATGCCGCTTAGGAGTGAAGAGGGACTGAGCAAAAAAAGAGCTTTTACCTACGGTGCTTTGTCAGGCATTGTAGAGCCAATTTTTGGAGGAATCACGGTGCTGATAGCTTCTTACGTGACGCCTGTGTTACCTTATCTGTTGTCATTTGCGGCGGGGGCAATGATCTATGTTGTGGTAGAGGAATTGATTCCTGAAGCGAGTGTGGGGAAACACAGTAATGTGGGAACCATCAGTTTTGCAGTGGGATTCGTGCTGATGATGATTTTAGATGTGGCCCTTGGATAA
- the ylqF gene encoding ribosome biogenesis GTPase YlqF, which yields MNVQWYPGHMTKAKRMMQEDIKLIDLIVELVDARIPLSSRNPDIDELGKNKSRLILLNKSDLADEKGNSQWEAYFKAQGFHVHKINARSGAGVKAINGLIQVACKEKIERDRRRGIKNRPVRAMVVGIPNVGKSTFINTFAGKACTKTGNKPGVTKGKQWIRLNKNVELLDTPGILWPKFEDQEVGVRLAVIGSIKDDILNLDELSLSLIHYLREAYPGVLAERYQLEEKGSDVEVLEQVAKNRNCLLRGQELDYSKAAGILLDEFRSGKIGRITLEMPS from the coding sequence ATGAATGTACAGTGGTATCCTGGTCATATGACTAAGGCAAAAAGGATGATGCAGGAGGACATCAAGCTGATTGATTTGATTGTTGAATTGGTGGACGCCAGAATTCCATTGAGTAGCAGAAATCCAGATATCGATGAGTTAGGAAAAAATAAATCTCGTCTAATTTTACTGAATAAATCAGATCTGGCAGATGAAAAAGGAAATAGTCAGTGGGAGGCCTATTTCAAGGCACAGGGATTTCATGTCCATAAAATTAATGCGCGCTCGGGAGCTGGAGTGAAGGCTATAAACGGCTTGATTCAGGTGGCGTGCAAAGAAAAGATAGAGAGAGACCGGCGCAGGGGAATCAAGAATCGTCCGGTTCGTGCCATGGTAGTGGGAATTCCCAATGTTGGAAAATCTACTTTTATCAATACATTTGCAGGAAAAGCATGTACAAAGACCGGAAATAAGCCGGGCGTGACTAAAGGAAAACAATGGATTCGACTGAATAAGAATGTGGAGCTTTTGGATACACCGGGGATTTTGTGGCCTAAATTTGAAGATCAGGAGGTGGGAGTCCGCCTGGCAGTGATCGGTTCTATTAAAGATGATATCTTAAATCTGGATGAGCTGTCTTTAAGTCTGATACACTATTTACGGGAAGCTTATCCCGGTGTTCTGGCAGAGCGTTACCAGCTTGAAGAGAAGGGCAGCGATGTAGAAGTTTTAGAGCAAGTGGCAAAGAACAGAAACTGTCTGCTGCGGGGCCAGGAGCTTGACTACAGTAAGGCAGCGGGAATTTTGCTGGATGAATTTCGCAGCGGAAAAATCGGCAGAATTACGTTGGAGATGCCAAGTTAG
- the rplS gene encoding 50S ribosomal protein L19 has product MNEIIKNIEAAQLKADAPEFGVGDTVRVHALIKEGNRERIQVFEGTVLKKQGGSNRATFTVRKNSNGIGVEKTWPLHSPHVVKVEVVRHGKVRRAKLYYLRDRVGKAAKVKEMVK; this is encoded by the coding sequence ATGAACGAGATTATCAAAAACATTGAAGCTGCTCAGTTGAAAGCAGATGCACCAGAATTTGGCGTAGGAGACACTGTACGTGTGCATGCGCTGATCAAGGAAGGTAACCGCGAGAGAATTCAGGTGTTCGAGGGAACTGTTCTGAAGAAACAAGGCGGAAGCAACCGTGCTACTTTTACCGTGAGAAAGAACTCCAACGGAATTGGTGTTGAAAAAACTTGGCCTCTGCATTCTCCGCATGTGGTGAAAGTGGAAGTTGTAAGACATGGTAAAGTAAGACGTGCAAAACTTTACTACTTGAGAGACCGTGTAGGAAAAGCTGCAAAGGTAAAAGAGATGGTAAAATAA
- the trmD gene encoding tRNA (guanosine(37)-N1)-methyltransferase TrmD translates to MNYHVLTLFPEMIRQGLNTSIIGRAIAKGILSLEAVNIRDYAFNKHQKVDDYPYGGGAGMVMQAEPVYQAYKAVCDQTGKCPRVIYLTPQGRVFDQELARELAKEEELIFLCGHYEGIDERVLEEIVTDQVSIGDYVLTGGELPSMVMIDAISRMVPGVLSNQESGETESFSENLLEYPQYSRPEEWHGCKVPSVLLSGHHKNVDQWRREQSILRTAKHRPDLLKKAELTEKERRWLREQEVKDE, encoded by the coding sequence ATGAATTACCATGTACTCACCCTGTTTCCTGAAATGATTAGGCAGGGGTTGAATACCAGTATCATAGGAAGGGCGATTGCCAAAGGGATTTTGTCGCTGGAGGCGGTGAACATCCGGGATTATGCCTTTAACAAGCACCAGAAGGTGGATGACTATCCTTATGGGGGAGGAGCAGGAATGGTGATGCAAGCGGAACCTGTGTATCAAGCATATAAGGCTGTATGCGATCAGACGGGAAAGTGTCCGCGAGTGATCTACCTGACTCCTCAGGGCCGAGTTTTCGATCAGGAGTTAGCTCGGGAATTGGCAAAAGAGGAGGAACTGATTTTCCTGTGTGGTCATTATGAAGGGATTGACGAGCGTGTTTTGGAGGAGATCGTGACAGATCAGGTATCTATTGGAGACTATGTGCTGACAGGCGGGGAACTTCCGTCCATGGTGATGATTGATGCGATTTCCCGTATGGTTCCGGGAGTTTTAAGCAATCAGGAGTCTGGGGAGACAGAATCTTTTTCTGAAAATCTGTTGGAATATCCCCAGTATAGCCGGCCAGAGGAATGGCATGGGTGTAAGGTCCCTTCCGTGCTTTTGTCGGGCCACCATAAAAATGTGGACCAGTGGCGGAGGGAACAGTCCATTTTGCGCACGGCAAAGCACAGGCCAGATTTATTAAAAAAAGCTGAACTAACTGAGAAGGAGAGGCGATGGCTGAGAGAACAGGAGGTGAAAGACGAGTAA